The Deinococcus apachensis DSM 19763 genome includes a region encoding these proteins:
- a CDS encoding PilT/PilU family type 4a pilus ATPase yields the protein MSVLQALLGVMVKSGASDIHLRAGSAPAARVNGDIVRFGNDRLRPEHVEEFAREMMNRPGLWDEFRTRRDADFAYGVPGVARFRVNAYYQRGTVGLIMRVIEDKAIPSFADLGLPADTFEALTSHERGLILVTGPTGSGKTTTLASMIDHINANSPVNIVTLEDPIEVLHSDKTAMISQRELGGDTLSFAAGLRAAMRQDPDVILIGEMRDKETVEAALSAAQTGHLVFSTLHTQDAIRTVNRIIDFFAPHERDQIRLGLSESIVGVVSQRLLPRKGGGRVLGMEIMLGTPTVRECIKDQNRTEEIKQALQEGGMSGMHTFDQHLAQLVEDGLMTEEDALQSATSPHELKLSLMKRQFA from the coding sequence ATGAGCGTCTTACAGGCCCTGCTGGGCGTCATGGTCAAGTCGGGAGCGAGCGATATTCACCTGCGGGCGGGCAGCGCCCCGGCGGCGCGGGTGAACGGGGACATCGTGCGTTTCGGCAACGACCGGCTGCGCCCCGAGCACGTCGAGGAATTCGCGCGGGAGATGATGAACCGCCCCGGCCTGTGGGACGAATTTCGAACCCGCCGCGACGCCGACTTCGCCTATGGGGTGCCGGGAGTCGCCCGCTTCCGGGTGAACGCCTACTACCAGCGCGGCACCGTGGGCCTGATCATGCGTGTGATCGAGGACAAGGCCATCCCCAGCTTTGCCGACCTCGGGCTGCCCGCTGACACCTTCGAGGCACTGACCTCCCACGAGCGCGGCCTGATCCTCGTGACTGGCCCCACCGGCTCGGGCAAGACGACGACGCTCGCGTCGATGATCGACCACATCAATGCCAACAGCCCGGTCAACATCGTGACGCTGGAAGACCCCATCGAGGTGCTGCACTCGGACAAGACGGCCATGATCTCCCAGCGCGAACTGGGCGGGGATACCCTGAGTTTCGCAGCCGGGCTGCGCGCCGCCATGCGTCAGGACCCCGACGTGATCCTGATCGGCGAGATGCGGGACAAGGAGACGGTCGAGGCCGCCCTCTCCGCCGCGCAGACCGGGCACCTCGTCTTCTCGACCCTGCACACCCAGGACGCCATCCGCACCGTGAACCGCATCATCGACTTCTTCGCCCCGCACGAGCGCGACCAGATTCGCCTGGGTCTTTCGGAGAGCATCGTCGGCGTGGTCAGCCAGCGCCTCCTGCCGCGCAAGGGCGGGGGCCGCGTGCTGGGCATGGAGATCATGCTGGGCACCCCCACCGTCCGCGAGTGCATCAAGGACCAGAACCGCACCGAGGAGATCAAGCAGGCGCTTCAGGAGGGCGGCATGAGCGGCATGCACACCTTCGACCAGCACCTCGCCCAGCTCGTCGAGGACGGCCTAATGACCGAGGAGGACGCCCTCCAGTCGGCCACCAGCCCCCACGAACTCAAGCTGAGCCTGATGAAGCGCCAGTTCGCGTAA
- a CDS encoding AbrB/MazE/SpoVT family DNA-binding domain-containing protein has protein sequence MRKRLTTVGKSCAVILPKELLELYGFTEEVEIEPAEGGLMLRPARKGLGFEQAADQVFEERDELLRRLRQA, from the coding sequence ATGCGTAAGCGGCTAACCACAGTTGGGAAATCCTGTGCCGTCATCCTTCCCAAGGAGCTACTGGAGCTGTACGGCTTCACAGAGGAGGTTGAGATTGAGCCAGCGGAAGGCGGCCTGATGCTGCGGCCTGCTCGGAAGGGACTGGGTTTCGAGCAGGCTGCCGACCAGGTATTTGAGGAGCGGGACGAGCTGTTGAGGCGGCTCAGGCAGGCGTGA
- the dnaE gene encoding DNA polymerase III subunit alpha — translation MTAADSTAPHIHLPDGSCCGPRKFAHLHQHTQYSLLDGAAKLKDLLKWVKEVTPTDPACAMTDHGNMHGAVHFYNYATGMGVKPILGYEAYVVPGFGTRRDKKPGVSGEKGIFHLTLLARDFEGYQNLCRLSSRGYTEGYYYKPRIDHELLQEHHKGVIAFSGCLGSEVQQLLLQGREDEARERLLWYQRLFGENYFIEIQDHGLSEQRKNNPILKAWAQELGIGLVATNDGHYVKKTDATAHETLLAIQTKATLADENRFKFPCDEFYVKGLDEMQSALPVSEWGEEPFDNTAHIASICNVELPVGKKRVYQMPALPIPEGRTMAEELRVQTYRGTVKRYPAHATEGLLRDYAQRSLEALGAEDKARVLARVDGCDARTCDLETLFTLLAFMGSEWEARGKAAGEKYTKYPALEVMEAEAEAGQLPAYAHEDCRKARQKDSDTAIELDPGADDGETTKAHHTHALVILRRAEYELSVINNMGFPDYFLIVADYINWAKDQGISVGPGRGSGAGSLVAYAIRITNLDPLEFELLFERFLNPDRISMPDFDIDFNDARRGEVIQYVQGKYGDDRVAQIATFGTMASKACLKDVARVMGLEYAKVDKVSKLIPIKFGKSYSLEQARESVPDIQQMLEEDGQLKEAYEFAQKLEGLTRHASVHAAGVVIGRDQLTDLVPVMRDTSGEGMVCQYDMKAVEDIGLIKMDFLGLRTLSFLDEAKRIMRESRGIEIDFDAIPFDDEKTFELLSRGDNKGVFQLEGAGIADASRRLKPRRLADIIALSALYRPGPMENIPTYVRRHHGVEEVDYVKDGFPQSAQWLEKILAETYGIPVYQEQIMQIASEVAGFSLGGADLLRRAMGKKDAEEMKRQRQIFVDGAEKNGVPKDEGNRLFDLLDAFANYGFNKSHSAAYGVITYQTAWLKANYPVEFMAALLTVERRDSDKVAEYVSDARKMDVRVLSPDINRSAADFAVQGEEILFGLYAIKGLGEAAVQKILEERERGGGFKSLADFCSRLGNKVCNRKAMESLIKSGAFDRFGERRQLTESLEEAMGWAQGAAAMANSGMDALFGMSETAPEPKLRSGIEPYTDLQRLAIEKESLGLYISGHPLEQHEGLREAASCRISDLDTWFTTQNVAPGKRVKAVLAGMIESVVKKPTKSGGMMARFILADESGQTELVAFSRAYDRIQEKLINDTPALVIVELESEDGGLRAIAEEVVTIEQLGEVPKVMYVTIDLETASPDAVGEFQSVLDEHAGSMPTYLRLETPEQFVLYQLDHNMGSPGAIRVLNETFPWADAYLAYDQGTILSRFAPKPPAWMNKQGGRGMQA, via the coding sequence ATGACCGCCGCTGACTCGACCGCTCCTCATATCCACCTGCCGGACGGCTCCTGCTGCGGCCCCAGGAAATTCGCGCACCTGCACCAGCACACCCAGTACAGCCTCCTGGACGGCGCGGCCAAGCTCAAGGACCTCCTGAAGTGGGTCAAGGAGGTCACGCCCACCGACCCCGCCTGCGCGATGACGGACCACGGCAACATGCACGGCGCGGTCCACTTCTATAACTACGCGACGGGGATGGGCGTCAAGCCGATCCTGGGGTACGAGGCCTACGTCGTTCCCGGTTTCGGCACCCGGCGCGACAAGAAGCCTGGTGTCAGTGGGGAGAAGGGCATCTTCCACCTCACCCTGCTTGCTCGTGACTTCGAGGGGTACCAGAACCTCTGCCGCCTGAGTTCGCGCGGCTACACCGAGGGGTACTACTACAAGCCCCGCATCGACCACGAGTTGCTTCAGGAGCACCACAAGGGCGTGATCGCCTTCTCCGGCTGTCTGGGCTCGGAGGTGCAGCAACTCCTGCTTCAGGGCCGTGAGGACGAGGCGCGCGAGCGGCTGCTGTGGTACCAGAGGCTCTTCGGCGAGAACTACTTCATCGAGATTCAGGACCATGGCCTGTCCGAGCAGCGGAAGAACAATCCCATCCTGAAGGCATGGGCACAGGAACTCGGCATCGGCCTGGTCGCCACGAACGACGGCCACTACGTCAAGAAGACGGACGCGACCGCCCACGAGACGCTGCTCGCCATCCAGACCAAGGCCACCCTGGCCGACGAGAACCGCTTCAAGTTCCCCTGCGACGAGTTCTATGTAAAGGGCCTGGATGAGATGCAAAGCGCCCTCCCCGTCAGCGAGTGGGGCGAGGAGCCCTTCGACAACACGGCCCACATCGCCTCCATCTGCAACGTCGAGCTGCCGGTGGGCAAGAAGCGCGTCTACCAGATGCCCGCCCTGCCCATCCCGGAAGGCCGCACGATGGCCGAGGAACTGCGGGTGCAGACGTACCGGGGCACGGTGAAGCGGTATCCAGCACACGCGACGGAGGGGTTGCTGCGCGACTATGCCCAACGTTCGCTCGAGGCACTAGGGGCGGAGGACAAGGCCCGCGTCCTCGCCCGCGTGGACGGCTGCGACGCCCGGACCTGCGATCTCGAAACCCTGTTCACCCTCCTCGCTTTCATGGGTTCGGAATGGGAGGCGCGCGGCAAGGCGGCGGGGGAGAAGTACACGAAGTACCCCGCGCTGGAAGTCATGGAGGCGGAGGCCGAGGCGGGCCAGCTTCCCGCCTACGCCCACGAGGACTGCCGCAAGGCCAGGCAGAAGGACAGTGACACGGCCATCGAACTCGATCCCGGGGCCGACGACGGGGAGACGACGAAAGCCCATCACACCCACGCCCTCGTCATCCTGCGCCGCGCCGAGTACGAGCTCTCGGTCATCAACAACATGGGCTTCCCCGACTATTTCCTCATCGTCGCCGACTACATCAACTGGGCGAAGGATCAGGGCATCAGCGTGGGGCCGGGGCGCGGCTCGGGCGCGGGGTCGCTCGTCGCCTACGCCATCCGCATCACCAACCTCGACCCTCTGGAGTTCGAGCTGCTGTTCGAGCGCTTCCTCAACCCCGACCGCATCTCCATGCCTGACTTCGACATCGACTTCAACGACGCGCGGCGCGGTGAGGTCATCCAGTACGTGCAGGGGAAGTACGGCGACGACAGGGTCGCCCAGATCGCCACCTTCGGGACGATGGCCTCCAAGGCGTGCCTCAAGGATGTGGCGCGCGTGATGGGGTTGGAATACGCCAAGGTGGACAAGGTTTCCAAGCTCATCCCCATCAAGTTCGGCAAGTCGTACTCGCTGGAGCAGGCGCGCGAGTCGGTGCCCGACATCCAGCAGATGCTGGAGGAGGACGGGCAGCTCAAGGAGGCCTACGAGTTCGCGCAGAAGCTGGAGGGCCTGACCCGCCACGCCTCCGTCCACGCGGCGGGCGTCGTGATCGGCCGGGACCAGCTCACCGACCTCGTGCCCGTGATGCGCGACACGTCCGGCGAGGGCATGGTCTGCCAGTACGACATGAAGGCCGTGGAGGACATCGGCCTGATCAAGATGGATTTTCTGGGGTTGCGGACCCTGTCCTTCCTCGACGAGGCCAAGCGCATCATGCGCGAGTCGCGCGGTATCGAGATCGACTTCGACGCCATCCCCTTCGACGACGAGAAGACCTTCGAGCTGCTTTCGCGCGGCGACAACAAGGGCGTGTTCCAGCTCGAAGGAGCGGGCATCGCCGACGCCTCCCGCCGCCTCAAGCCCCGGCGCCTCGCGGACATCATCGCCCTCTCGGCGCTCTACCGCCCCGGCCCGATGGAGAACATTCCCACCTACGTCCGCCGTCACCACGGGGTCGAGGAGGTCGATTACGTCAAGGACGGTTTCCCGCAGTCGGCGCAGTGGCTGGAAAAGATTCTGGCCGAGACGTACGGCATTCCCGTCTACCAGGAGCAGATCATGCAGATCGCTTCGGAGGTCGCGGGATTTAGCCTGGGTGGAGCCGATCTGCTGCGCCGTGCAATGGGTAAAAAAGACGCGGAGGAGATGAAGCGTCAGCGGCAGATCTTTGTGGACGGGGCCGAGAAGAATGGGGTGCCGAAGGACGAGGGGAACCGCCTCTTCGACCTGCTGGACGCTTTTGCCAACTACGGCTTCAACAAGAGTCACAGTGCCGCATATGGTGTCATTACCTATCAAACAGCCTGGTTGAAAGCGAATTACCCTGTTGAATTCATGGCGGCTCTTCTGACCGTGGAGCGCCGCGACTCCGACAAAGTTGCCGAGTACGTTTCCGACGCCCGCAAGATGGACGTGCGGGTGCTGTCGCCCGATATCAACCGCTCCGCCGCCGACTTCGCGGTGCAGGGCGAGGAAATCCTCTTCGGGTTGTATGCGATCAAGGGGCTGGGCGAGGCGGCGGTCCAGAAAATTCTGGAAGAGCGCGAGCGTGGGGGGGGCTTCAAGTCCCTCGCGGACTTCTGCTCCCGGCTGGGGAACAAGGTCTGCAACCGCAAGGCGATGGAAAGCCTGATCAAGTCAGGCGCTTTCGACCGCTTCGGCGAGCGCAGGCAACTCACCGAGAGCCTGGAAGAGGCGATGGGCTGGGCACAGGGCGCAGCGGCGATGGCGAACAGCGGCATGGACGCCCTCTTCGGCATGAGCGAGACGGCGCCCGAGCCGAAGCTTCGCAGCGGCATTGAGCCCTACACCGACCTTCAGCGCCTCGCCATCGAGAAGGAATCACTGGGGCTCTACATCTCCGGCCACCCGCTGGAGCAGCACGAGGGCCTGCGCGAGGCGGCCAGTTGCCGCATCTCGGACCTCGACACTTGGTTCACCACCCAGAATGTCGCGCCCGGCAAGCGGGTGAAGGCTGTGCTGGCGGGCATGATCGAGAGCGTCGTCAAGAAACCCACCAAGTCGGGCGGCATGATGGCGCGCTTCATCCTCGCCGACGAGTCGGGGCAGACGGAACTCGTCGCCTTCTCCCGCGCCTACGACCGCATTCAGGAGAAGCTGATCAACGACACGCCCGCTCTGGTGATCGTCGAACTCGAATCGGAGGACGGCGGCCTGCGCGCCATCGCCGAGGAGGTCGTCACCATCGAGCAACTGGGTGAGGTGCCCAAGGTCATGTACGTGACCATCGACCTGGAGACGGCCAGCCCCGACGCGGTGGGCGAGTTCCAGAGCGTGCTGGACGAACACGCCGGGTCCATGCCCACCTACCTGCGGCTGGAGACGCCCGAGCAGTTCGTCCTCTACCAGCTCGACCACAACATGGGCAGCCCTGGCGCCATCCGCGTCCTGAACGAGACCTTTCCCTGGGCCGACGCCTACCTCGCCTACGACCAGGGCACCATCCTCAGCCGCTTCGCGCCCAAGCCGCCCGCGTGGATGAATAAGCAGGGGGGACGGGGGATGCAGGCGTGA
- a CDS encoding N-acetylmuramoyl-L-alanine amidase family protein, producing the protein MKPRAILLSSSLLCGVTGSWAGAQTDPFQRIAPAQVAPNLRNTPPATSSPAVTAKAPAVSNPASAAGATFGNPRTSSDGSQTRVVFDLPPGVNYTLAPTFGGLRLDVQGARVLPAVSAPLGASVSEYRAGGGQVTLVTPFPLSLTDGWRASEATVAAGTRVLILEFGPTLAGGASPSLRALVHTSVPASTPAATLALTAPVNTVLADQLPPGDAVPPPPRGSLPPPAPALPNHDTEKPSALAGQAQGAAQTGAPLGAPRVGKNPGMTRVVLDLPPGASYRLVPTGVALRVELTGVSAAALAGQNVSPEVRAWRYEPTAGGVNVTLLTGTPLTGRSGWRAQLVPPLEGSDRSRLAIDFSPALADLTPLAPREQVVAAVPPLQTLRGTALLASFATMAQPRVVIDPGHGGHDPGAVGSIVEKQVTLDVALRVRDLLRAAGVDVVLTRDSDRELHPSKASDLNMRAAMGTPGTQLFLSIHVNAMPPQNALRGYGVETWWNPNHPLSSNFAALIEKNVVSVTGAFPQGLKSGRSLAVLRNSRIPAALIEIGYTSHPVDGLNLKDTNYLDRVALGIAQGIREALMTGTTASGAVLGAK; encoded by the coding sequence ATGAAGCCGCGTGCCATCTTGCTCTCATCTTCATTGCTTTGCGGTGTGACGGGGTCCTGGGCTGGGGCGCAGACTGACCCCTTTCAGCGCATCGCCCCGGCTCAGGTCGCCCCCAATCTTCGGAACACGCCCCCCGCCACGTCTTCCCCAGCGGTGACCGCGAAGGCGCCCGCGGTCAGCAACCCGGCGAGTGCGGCGGGGGCGACCTTCGGCAATCCGCGGACCAGCAGCGACGGCAGCCAGACGCGGGTGGTGTTCGACCTGCCGCCCGGGGTGAACTACACTCTGGCGCCGACCTTCGGGGGGTTGCGGCTGGACGTGCAGGGGGCGCGGGTGCTGCCCGCCGTGAGTGCGCCGCTGGGTGCGAGCGTCAGCGAGTACCGCGCCGGGGGGGGGCAGGTCACGCTGGTCACCCCCTTTCCGCTGTCCCTGACCGACGGCTGGCGGGCGAGCGAGGCGACGGTGGCGGCGGGCACGCGGGTGCTGATCCTGGAATTCGGGCCGACGCTGGCGGGCGGGGCGAGTCCCTCCCTGCGGGCGCTGGTTCACACCTCGGTCCCCGCGAGTACCCCCGCCGCGACCCTGGCGCTGACCGCCCCCGTGAACACGGTCCTGGCCGACCAGTTGCCCCCCGGCGACGCGGTGCCCCCACCCCCCCGCGGCAGCCTGCCGCCGCCCGCCCCGGCCCTGCCTAACCACGACACCGAGAAGCCCAGCGCGCTCGCCGGGCAGGCCCAGGGGGCGGCACAGACGGGCGCCCCCCTGGGTGCGCCGCGTGTGGGCAAGAACCCCGGCATGACGCGGGTGGTGCTCGACCTGCCGCCCGGGGCCTCGTACCGCCTGGTGCCCACGGGGGTGGCGCTGCGGGTGGAGCTGACGGGCGTGTCGGCGGCGGCCCTGGCCGGGCAGAATGTCAGCCCGGAGGTGCGGGCCTGGCGCTACGAGCCCACCGCCGGGGGCGTCAACGTGACGCTGCTGACCGGCACGCCGCTCACGGGCCGCAGCGGGTGGCGCGCCCAGCTCGTGCCGCCGCTGGAGGGGAGTGACCGCTCGCGGCTCGCCATCGACTTCTCGCCCGCCCTGGCCGACCTCACGCCGCTGGCCCCGCGCGAGCAGGTGGTGGCCGCGGTGCCGCCCCTCCAGACCCTGCGCGGCACGGCCCTCCTCGCCTCTTTCGCCACGATGGCGCAGCCGCGCGTGGTGATTGACCCCGGGCATGGCGGGCATGATCCGGGGGCGGTCGGCTCCATCGTCGAGAAACAGGTCACGCTCGACGTGGCGTTGCGGGTGCGCGACCTGCTGCGGGCGGCGGGCGTGGACGTGGTGCTCACGCGCGACAGCGACCGGGAGCTGCATCCCAGCAAGGCCTCCGACCTCAACATGCGCGCGGCGATGGGGACCCCGGGCACCCAGCTCTTCCTGAGCATCCACGTGAACGCGATGCCCCCGCAAAACGCCCTGCGCGGCTACGGGGTGGAGACGTGGTGGAACCCCAACCACCCGCTGTCGAGCAACTTCGCGGCCCTGATCGAGAAGAACGTCGTGTCCGTGACGGGCGCCTTCCCGCAGGGCCTGAAGAGTGGCCGCTCGCTCGCCGTGCTCCGCAACAGCCGCATTCCGGCCGCCCTAATCGAGATCGGCTACACCAGCCACCCGGTCGACGGCCTGAACCTCAAGGACACCAACTACCTCGACCGGGTGGCGCTGGGCATCGCGCAGGGCATCCGCGAGGCGCTGATGACCGGCACTACGGCGAGTGGGGCGGTCCTGGGGGCGAAGTAG
- a CDS encoding cation:proton antiporter encodes MLTAFAVLLCVTAVLAYLNERFLHFPTTVGVTLAGAVASIGLITLDALGVPGLRGWASGVLETLNFTEFVLNGILSLLLFAGALSLNAGQMLRQRVSILTLALLSTLLSTFLIGFAAYFVFALVGLNVPLMWALLFGALISPTDPVAVLDLLKRAQVPARIETLIAGESLFNDGVGVVIFLVLAGLAGVGEHHAAPGLMGALTLFGREALGGMLFGALLGGLGYVMLRTIEQHAVEVLLTLALVVGGYVAAAALGLSGPLAMVVAGLVISATKDTAFGQETREHVEGFWETIDQVLNILLFAFIGLDVLLTETSGRQVLASVLLIGVALAARWISVALPFALVRAREGYGAYTVRLLTWGGLRGGIAISLALGLPESPYRPHLVTATYAVVLFTIAVQGLTIMPLVHRASAAVRE; translated from the coding sequence ATGCTGACCGCCTTTGCCGTCCTGCTGTGCGTGACCGCCGTGCTGGCGTACCTCAACGAGCGCTTCCTGCACTTTCCCACTACCGTCGGCGTGACGCTGGCCGGGGCGGTGGCAAGCATCGGCCTGATCACGCTCGACGCCCTGGGGGTGCCCGGTCTGCGCGGATGGGCGTCGGGCGTGCTGGAGACGCTCAACTTCACCGAGTTCGTTCTGAACGGCATCCTGAGCCTGCTGCTCTTCGCGGGGGCGCTCAGCCTGAACGCGGGGCAGATGCTGCGGCAGCGGGTCAGCATCCTCACCCTGGCGCTGCTCAGCACCCTCCTGAGCACGTTCCTGATCGGCTTCGCAGCCTACTTCGTGTTCGCGCTCGTGGGGCTGAACGTGCCGCTGATGTGGGCCTTGCTGTTCGGGGCGCTGATCAGCCCGACCGACCCGGTCGCCGTGCTCGACCTGCTGAAAAGGGCGCAGGTGCCCGCCCGCATTGAGACGCTGATCGCGGGCGAGAGCCTCTTTAACGACGGGGTGGGCGTGGTGATCTTTCTGGTCCTCGCGGGCCTGGCGGGGGTCGGCGAGCACCACGCGGCCCCCGGCCTCATGGGCGCCCTGACCCTCTTCGGGCGGGAGGCGCTGGGTGGCATGCTCTTCGGCGCCCTGCTGGGCGGTCTGGGATACGTCATGCTGCGGACCATCGAGCAGCACGCGGTCGAGGTGCTGCTCACGCTCGCGCTGGTGGTGGGCGGATACGTGGCAGCGGCGGCGCTGGGTCTCAGCGGGCCGCTGGCGATGGTCGTCGCCGGGCTGGTGATCTCCGCGACCAAGGACACTGCCTTTGGGCAGGAAACCCGCGAACACGTGGAGGGCTTCTGGGAAACCATCGACCAGGTCCTCAACATCCTGCTGTTCGCCTTTATCGGGCTGGACGTACTGCTGACCGAAACCTCCGGGCGCCAGGTCCTCGCCAGCGTCCTCCTGATCGGCGTGGCGCTCGCCGCCCGCTGGATCAGCGTCGCGCTGCCCTTCGCGCTCGTGCGGGCACGCGAGGGGTACGGCGCCTATACCGTGCGGCTGCTGACCTGGGGCGGCCTGCGCGGCGGCATCGCCATCAGCCTCGCGCTCGGCCTGCCGGAGAGCCCCTACCGCCCCCACCTCGTCACGGCCACCTACGCCGTCGTGCTGTTCACCATCGCGGTGCAGGGCCTCACGATCATGCCGCTGGTCCACCGGGCGAGCGCGGCAGTCCGCGAGTAG
- the rpoZ gene encoding DNA-directed RNA polymerase subunit omega: MAEKDIDKLLSLTDSKYRLSVVTAKRALQLRSGAPSVLPVEQRVRTRNLVTQAMRELATGKLTVGTELMDEGRFHQDYVRQKQAQLQAQLNAERERERD; encoded by the coding sequence ATGGCCGAAAAGGACATCGACAAGTTGCTCTCCCTGACCGACAGCAAGTACCGCCTGTCGGTCGTTACCGCCAAACGTGCGCTGCAACTGCGCTCGGGGGCGCCCAGCGTCCTGCCCGTCGAGCAGCGCGTCCGCACCCGCAACCTCGTCACCCAGGCGATGCGCGAGCTGGCGACGGGCAAGCTCACCGTGGGCACCGAGCTGATGGACGAGGGCCGCTTCCACCAGGATTATGTGCGCCAGAAGCAGGCGCAGCTCCAGGCCCAGCTCAACGCCGAGCGCGAGCGCGAACGCGACTGA
- a CDS encoding phosphotransferase enzyme family protein, whose protein sequence is MLGNPLPSPKVLTQVAARYGHTPEALTDLGSFENHVYAFSSPQGERVLRLVHSSHRSERQIRAELHWLSFLAGGGVSVAAPVPDTEGDLLGVWPDGEGGLYFSTAFVRAEGERAKPAELTPGQIRAWGRLLAELHERTQVYQPEDPGGRPTWQDDPYIRDRHEVAAELPVPLDPGILPRFDALVEELAAQPTTPGRFGLVHNDAHPGNFLLQGERITLFDFDDCGHNFYVNDLAMALYYGVWGAGDRETLGAHLWTHLLAGYREVRPLDDTDLALVPTLLKLREVDLYLLIQRKWDLARLSEAQEQMLATYRRNILEDVPYLEFLGAGAVVTASR, encoded by the coding sequence ATGCTCGGCAATCCTCTCCCCAGCCCCAAAGTGCTCACCCAGGTGGCCGCCCGCTACGGTCACACGCCCGAAGCCTTGACCGACCTCGGCAGCTTTGAGAACCACGTGTACGCCTTTTCCAGCCCGCAGGGAGAGCGGGTGCTGCGCCTGGTTCACAGCAGCCACCGGAGCGAGCGGCAGATCAGGGCCGAGCTGCACTGGCTGAGCTTTCTGGCCGGGGGAGGCGTGAGCGTCGCCGCACCGGTCCCGGATACAGAGGGTGACCTACTCGGTGTCTGGCCGGATGGGGAGGGCGGGTTGTACTTCTCGACGGCCTTTGTGCGGGCAGAAGGGGAACGGGCCAAACCCGCCGAACTCACCCCGGGACAAATCCGAGCCTGGGGCCGCCTGCTCGCCGAACTCCACGAGAGGACGCAGGTATATCAACCGGAGGACCCGGGGGGCCGCCCCACCTGGCAGGACGACCCTTACATCCGCGACCGACACGAGGTGGCGGCGGAGTTGCCCGTGCCCCTCGACCCCGGCATCCTGCCCCGCTTCGATGCCCTTGTTGAGGAACTGGCGGCCCAACCCACCACGCCGGGCCGTTTCGGGCTGGTCCACAATGACGCGCACCCCGGGAATTTCCTGCTTCAGGGCGAGCGGATCACCCTCTTCGACTTCGACGACTGCGGGCACAACTTCTACGTGAACGACCTGGCGATGGCGCTGTACTACGGCGTGTGGGGGGCGGGGGACCGGGAGACGCTGGGCGCGCACCTCTGGACCCACCTGCTCGCCGGTTACCGGGAGGTGCGCCCACTCGACGACACCGACCTCGCCCTCGTCCCCACCCTGCTCAAGCTGCGCGAGGTGGACCTCTACCTGCTGATTCAGCGCAAGTGGGACCTGGCCCGGCTCTCGGAGGCGCAGGAGCAGATGCTGGCGACCTACCGCCGCAACATCCTGGAGGACGTGCCCTACCTGGAGTTTCTGGGGGCGGGGGCCGTGGTGACGGCGAGCCGCTGA